The Xiphias gladius isolate SHS-SW01 ecotype Sanya breed wild chromosome 4, ASM1685928v1, whole genome shotgun sequence genome includes a window with the following:
- the jag2b gene encoding protein jagged-2b isoform X3: MEVTTAGSCTFGAGSTQVLGGNMFSFRSAKNNPNKIDDAGKILIPFQFAWPRTYTLILEAWDWDNATRSNEEELLIERSIHTGMINPGDQWQTILHDGPVAHLTYRIRVRCDDNYYGNKCNKLCVPRDDYFGHYRCEPSGAQVCLDGWMGPDCRTAICKQGCNLLHGICVVPGECKCNYGWQGQFCDECVLYPGCVHGTCNLPWQCNCERNWGGLLCDKDLNYCGRHQPCVNGGTCMNTEPDEYYCACPQGYSGKTCQIAEHACVSDPCANGATCHEVLAGFECQCPPGWEGLTCANNLDECASSPCARGGTCIDQENGFECVCPPQWEGKTCQIDADECSEKPCKNAYSCKNLIGGYHCNCFRGWSGQNCDIRINGCHGQCQNGATCKESARGYHCHCPPGFVGTHCEIQRNKCNSKPCQNGGQCHAVLDSFVCECPPEFAGQLCEISSWSPSDACDPNPCENEAKCHSIYQDFYCACPEGYEGKTCERLKENCQTTPCQVIDSCTVAVATNDSAGVRHISSNVCGPRGRCISQPAGNFTCVCDPGFSGMYCHENINDCINNPCGNGGTCIDGVNSFQCFCPDGWEGQLCDHNVNECRHNPCKNGGRCVDMVNDFYCECTDNWKGKTCHSRENQCDATTCSNGGTCYDHGDAFRCACPPGWGGNTCNTAKNSTCASSPCSNGGTCVGGGDTFTCICKDGWEGPTCGQNTNDCNPHPCYNGGICVDGVNWFRCECAPGFAGPDCRININECQSSPCAYGATCVDEINGFRCICPLGRTGARCQEFIGIGKTCHYAGLQFPHGSRWEEECNNCHCINGKVDCTKVLCGRRPCKLQSADQEQRQQSCPAGRECLKHSYLTCFSPPCHQWGVCSMAGPSLPQVTTKCQPNGGHLDNSCVLITLVFNRDKVPSGTTVENICYELRYLPDIRILAKDHALLLLCDLSRSNQDAVEVAISFQPEDLPDHSLIQKAASAIEGTLSRRHNSTIMLAVTEVKVETQVMTPSVDYLVPLLCVVFCLLCLFCIIVCVWWTRKRRKERERNARSATDDNVNNQWEPLRLVVGRQQQQQLKESNREAEQERKKLMGPSYRTCDEGEEEEETEGEFELEEECGGAEAGKQPVCKYSKTAVQSSGGVICTLHSSSSPLKAPHRTPGYSPKDNRWKNVSAILTGQKDLRDHCV, from the exons CGGACGTACACGTTGATTTTAGAGGCCTGGGACTGGGACAACGCCACACGCAGCA atgaggaggagctgctgaTCGAACGCAGCATTCACACTGGCATGATCAACCCCGGTGACCAGTGGCAGACCATCTTGCACGACGGGCCCGTGGCTCACCTCACCTATCGCATCCGGGTGCGCTGTGATGACAACTACTACGGCAACAAGTGCAATAAGCTGTGTGTTCCTCGTGACGACTACTTTGGACACTATCGCTGTGAGCCTTCGGGGGCTCAGGTGTGCCTGGATGGCTGGATGGGCCCAGACTGCCGCACAG caatcTGCAAGCAAGGCTGCAACCTGTTACATGGCATCTGCGTTGTCCCAGGGGAATGCAA GTGTAACTATGGCTGGCAGGGCCAGTTCTGCGATGAATGTGTGCTTTATCCTGGATGCGTCCACGGGACCTGCAACCTCCCTTGGCAGTGCAACTGTGAGAGGAACTGGGGTGGCCTGCTGTGTGATAAAG ATCTAAATTACTGCGGTCGCCACCAGCCTTGTGTCAACGGAGGGACCTGCATGAACACCGAACCAGATGAGTACTACTGCGCCTGTCCACAGGGCTACTCTGGCAAGACCTGTCAGATAG CCGAGCACGCCTGCGTGTCCGATCCCTGTGCCAACGGCGCCACGTGCCACGAGGTTCTTGCAGGGTTCGAGTGCCAGTGTCCGCCAGGTTGGGAGGGTCTGACCTGTGCCAACA ATTTGGATGAGTGTGCGTCCAGTCCGTGTGCTCGGGGTGGAACCTGTATCGACCAGGAGAATGGCTTCGAGTGTGTGTGCCCCCCACAGTGGGAAGGAAAGACCTGCCAGATAG ATGCAGATGAGTGTTCAGAAAAACCCTGTAAGAACGCTTACTCTTGCAAAAATTTGATTGGTGGATATCACTGCAACTGTTTTCGGGGATGGTCCGGACAAAACTGTGACATCA GAATCAATGGCTGCCATGGTCAATGCCAGAATGGAGCAACATGCAAG GAGAGTGCGAGGGGTTACCACTGCCATTGTCCTCCAGGTTTCGTGGGCACTCACTGTGAAATCCAGAGGAATAAATGCAACAGCAAACCATGCCAGAACGGCGGCCAGTGCCACGCGGTGTTGGACAGCTTCGTGTGTGAATGCCCACCAGAGTTTGCTGGACAGCTGTGTGAG ATCTCTAGCTGGTCCCCCTCAGATGCTTGTGATCCAAACCCTTGTGAGAATGAGGCCAAGTGTCACAGCATTTACCAGGACTTCTACTGCGCGTGTCCTGAAGGCTACGAGGGGAAAACCTGTGAACGGCTGAAAGAGAACTGCCAAACCACCCCATGTCAAG TGATTGACAGCTGCACTGTTGCTGTAGCGACAAACGACTCGGCTGGAGTGCGGCACATCTCCTCCAACGTCTGTGGGCCGCGAGGACGCTGCATCAGCCAGCCAGCGGGCAACTTCACTTGCGTCTGCGATCCGGGTTTCAGTGGCATGTATTGTCACGAGA ATATTAACGACTGCATCAACAACCCCTGTGGAAATGGAGGAACCTGCATCGATGGGGTGAACTCCTTTCAGTGCTTCTGTCCTGACGGCTGGGAGGGTCAGCTCTGCGATCACA ATGTCAACGAGTGCAGACACAACCCCTGTAAGAATGGCGGGCGCTGTGTCGACATGGTGAACGACTTCTACTGCGAGTGCACCGACAACTGGAAGGGCAAGACCTGCCATTCCC GCGAGAACCAGTGTGACGCAACCACCTGCAGTAATGGCGGCACCTGCTACGACCACGGGGATGCCTTCCGCTGTGCGTGTCCACCTGGGTGGGGAGGAAACACTTGCAACACAG CCAAGAACAGCACATGCGCCTCCAGTCCTTGTTCAAACGGTGGAACGTGCGTTGGAGGGGGAGACACCTTCACCTGCATCTGCAAAGACGGCTGGGAAGGCCCCACCTGTGGCCAAA ATACAAATGACTGCAACCCTCATCCATG TTACAATGGCGGTATCTGTGTGGACGGAGTCAACTGGTTTCGGTGTGAGTGCGCTCCTGGTTTCGCTGGACCAGACTGCAGAATCA ACATAAATGAGTGCCAGTCTTCACCCTGTGCCTACGGAGCCACATGCGTGGATGAGATCAACGGTTTCCGATGTATCTGTCCACTTGGTCGAACAGGAGCCCGATGTCAAGAGT tcaTAGGTATTGGGAAGACGTGCCACTATGCTGGGCTGCAGTTTCCCCATGGCAGCCGCTGGGAAGAGGAGTGCAACAACTGCCATTGCATCAACGGCAAAGTGGACTGTACAAAG GTGCTGTGCGGTCGTCGTCCCTGCAAACTCCAGTCCGCAGACCAGGAACAGAGACAGCAGTCCTGCCCGGCTGGACGGGAGTGTTTAAAGCACAGCTACCTCACCTGCTTCTCACCCCCTTGCCATCAGTGGGGGGTTTGCTCCATGGCAGGGCCCTCACTTCCACAAGTAACCACCAAGTGCCAGCCGAACGGCGGGCATTTGGACAACAGCTGTGTTCTCATAACACTGGTTTTCAACAGAGACAAAGTACCATCA GGAACGACAGTGGAAAATATCTGCTATGAGTTGAGGTATCTTCCTGACATTCGAATCTTGGCAAAAGACCACGcccttctcctgctctgtgacCTCTCTCGTTCAAATCAGGATGCTGTGGAGGTGGCTATA TCTTTCCAGCCAGAAGATCTACCAGACCACAGTCTGATCCAGAAGGCAGCCAGCGCCATAGAGGGTACCTTGTCAAGGCGGCACAACAGCACTATAATGCTGGCAGTCACTGAGGTCAAAGTGGAAACGCAAGTCATGACCCCCTCAGTGG ATTACCTGGTGCCTTTACTATGTGTAGTCTTCTGCTTGCTCTGCCTCTTCTGCATCATTGTATGCGTTTGGTGGACGCGCAAACGGAGAAAAGAACGTGAGAGGAACGCACGATCTGCCACAGATGACAATGTGAACAACCAGTGGGAGCCACTCCGGCTCGTCGTGGGacgtcagcagcagcagcagctgaaagaaaGCAACAGGGAGGCTGAGCAGGAGCGCAAAAAGCTCATGGGTCCCTCCTATCGGACGTGtgatgagggggaggaggaggaggagacggaaGGCGAGTTTGAGCTCGAGGAAGAGTGTGGTGGAGCAGAGGCAGGAAAGCAGCCAGTTTGTAAGTACTCTAAGACTGCAGTGCAGTCCAGTGGGGGAGTGATCTGTACCCTGCACAGCTCCAGTTCACCCCTCAAAGCGCCCCACCGGACCCCAGGCTACAGCCCCAAAGACAACCGCTGGAAAAATGTCAGTGCCATCTTGACTGGTCAAAAAGACCTCAGAGACCACTGTGTataa